The following coding sequences lie in one Gemmatimonadaceae bacterium genomic window:
- a CDS encoding S9 family peptidase: MRIRPFLALLLAIPRLSVAAQTRGITPQDYFSFELVSDPHISPDGARVVYVVSRVDRAQNRRISSVWIAPTDGSVPARVLIDEAWAPSGPRWLPDGSGIAFTSARASTDTSGARRPNGSRPQLWILSLAGGAPRRVTSIMNGVSNCVPSPAGNRAACLSRSGPSDKRPATASSDVRHYSHLSYKFNDTGWYDDKRSHLWIVDLATGNAHQITDGDDWNDTDPQWSPDGTRIAFVSDRTGHEYDGGRNTDVWTIGPEGGAPTKISAAEGPDNSPRWSPDGKSIAYVTAAAEEAPPQILIAPVGGNGGVTTAPYPSLDLIPTDLQWSGDGRALYFDTGVKGEYQIFRLEIADHRLIQVTAGSRAVRSPSISANGRMVYLVNDFTHMDDVYSSSIDQLHEKKLSNHNAALWSTLSLASVQRMTYKGADGWPVDGFLVKPLNWQPGRTYPLVLSIHGGPAGQYGVDWFHEFQVYAAHGWGVFFTNPRGSTGYGRAFQRGIENEWGGKDYIDIMNGLDAVIASNPWLDTMRLGVTGGSYGGYMTNWIVGHTNRFKAAVTLRSISNFISDDGTRDGAYGHAGDFGGDIFQKYDLYWDRSPLKYVQNVSTPILILHSDNDYRVPIEQGEQWFRALKHYGKTAEIVFFPRENHNLTRTGEPRHLVESLDWQLYWFDKYLDGKAGLVAPDWRPAPSP, translated from the coding sequence ATGCGCATTCGCCCGTTCCTCGCCCTGCTTCTGGCGATTCCTCGGCTGTCCGTCGCCGCGCAGACGCGTGGCATCACGCCGCAGGATTACTTCTCGTTCGAGTTGGTCTCGGACCCGCACATCTCGCCCGACGGGGCGCGCGTGGTCTACGTCGTCTCACGCGTGGATCGCGCGCAAAACCGGCGCATATCGTCGGTGTGGATCGCGCCGACCGACGGAAGCGTGCCGGCGCGTGTGTTGATCGACGAAGCGTGGGCGCCGAGCGGACCGCGATGGCTTCCCGACGGATCGGGCATCGCCTTTACGTCGGCGCGCGCGTCGACCGACACGAGTGGTGCCCGACGTCCCAATGGGAGCAGGCCGCAGCTGTGGATTCTGTCGCTCGCGGGCGGAGCGCCGCGCCGGGTGACGAGCATCATGAACGGCGTGTCGAATTGCGTCCCGTCGCCGGCGGGAAATCGGGCCGCGTGTTTGAGCCGCAGCGGTCCGAGCGACAAGCGGCCGGCGACGGCGTCGAGCGACGTGCGCCATTACTCGCACCTGTCGTACAAGTTCAACGACACCGGCTGGTACGACGACAAGCGATCGCACCTCTGGATCGTGGATCTCGCGACGGGCAACGCGCACCAGATCACGGACGGCGACGATTGGAACGACACCGACCCGCAATGGTCGCCTGACGGGACGCGCATCGCGTTCGTCTCCGACCGAACCGGTCACGAGTACGACGGCGGACGCAACACCGACGTGTGGACGATCGGCCCCGAAGGTGGCGCGCCGACCAAGATTTCGGCCGCCGAGGGGCCGGACAACTCGCCGCGCTGGTCGCCCGACGGAAAATCGATCGCGTACGTGACGGCCGCGGCGGAGGAGGCGCCGCCGCAGATTCTGATCGCGCCGGTTGGAGGGAACGGCGGCGTGACGACGGCGCCGTATCCGTCGCTCGACCTGATCCCGACCGATCTCCAGTGGTCCGGCGACGGACGCGCGCTCTACTTCGACACGGGCGTCAAAGGCGAGTATCAGATCTTCCGCCTCGAGATCGCCGACCATCGCCTCATCCAGGTGACCGCCGGCTCGCGAGCCGTCCGCAGCCCGAGCATCTCGGCGAACGGACGCATGGTGTACTTGGTGAACGACTTCACGCACATGGATGACGTCTACTCGTCGTCGATCGATCAGCTCCATGAAAAGAAGCTGTCGAATCACAACGCGGCGCTCTGGTCGACTCTTTCGCTCGCGTCGGTACAGCGGATGACGTACAAGGGCGCCGACGGTTGGCCGGTCGACGGCTTTCTCGTGAAGCCGTTGAACTGGCAACCCGGGCGCACGTATCCGCTCGTGCTGAGCATCCACGGGGGTCCGGCCGGACAATACGGCGTCGACTGGTTCCACGAGTTCCAGGTCTACGCCGCGCACGGGTGGGGCGTGTTCTTCACCAACCCGCGCGGCTCGACGGGCTACGGGCGCGCGTTCCAGCGCGGTATCGAGAACGAGTGGGGCGGCAAGGACTACATCGACATCATGAACGGGTTGGATGCGGTCATCGCCTCGAACCCCTGGCTGGACACGATGCGACTCGGCGTCACCGGCGGAAGCTACGGCGGCTACATGACGAACTGGATCGTCGGCCACACGAACCGCTTCAAGGCTGCGGTCACGCTGCGCAGCATCTCGAACTTCATCAGCGACGACGGCACGCGCGACGGCGCTTACGGCCACGCCGGCGACTTCGGCGGCGACATCTTCCAGAAGTACGATCTCTATTGGGATCGCTCGCCGCTCAAGTACGTACAGAACGTCTCGACGCCGATCCTGATCCTGCACTCGGACAACGACTATCGCGTGCCGATCGAGCAGGGCGAACAGTGGTTCCGCGCGCTCAAACACTATGGCAAGACCGCCGAGATCGTCTTCTTCCCGCGCGAAAACCACAACCTCACGCGCACCGGCGAGCCCCGGCATCTCGTCGAGAGTCTCGATTGGCAGCTCTATTGGTTCGACAAGTATCTGGACGGTAAGGCCGGCTTGGTGGCGCCGGACTGGCGTCCAGCTCCTTCGCCGTAG